DNA from Metabacillus flavus:
GAAACGGCTTCTAGAAAAGGATGCAGAAGAAATAGATGTGCTTGAATTAAGATTGAAAATCAGCGGCTTGGAAAAGGATGTTTCGGAGGTGCTGGCTCATCTCGATAAAAATGATAAGAAAAGCCTTGAGTCGATTAAAAAGAACCTTTCACATGAAAGTTTATCCTTGATCCAGACGCTGCTAGTGCTGCTTAATTAATTTGCTTACTATACCCAAGGAGGTGTGAGATCTTACTATTGTAAGATCATTCATTGACAGCTATTAACTTGCTTATGTTTGTTTTACTAATTGCATTAACCGGATTTTTCGTTGCGACGGAGTTTGCAATCGTAAAGGTTCGTATGTCCAGAATCGATCAGCTGATCGAAGAGGGCAGAAAGGGCGCAATTGCCGCTAAAAAGGTTGTTTCGCACTTAGATGAATATTTATCAGCCTGTCAGCTGGGAATTACGGTAACAGCTCTTGGACTGGGGTGGCTTGGTGAACCGACGTTTGAGATTCTCCTGCACCCGTTGTTTGAGTATTTTAACGTGAATGATTCTATGGCTCATATCTTGACGATTGGGATTGCGTTTGCACTTGTTACCTTCTTGCATGTTGTTATTGGGGAGCTTGCTCCAAAAACGGTTGCGATTCAAAAGGCGGAGGCTGTAGCGCTTGCATTTGCTAAACCGATTATTTTGTTTTATCGCATCATGTATCCGTTCATTTGGTTCCTCAATGGATCAGCTCGTTTTCTTGTTGGGCTTTTCGGTCTTAAACCGGCATCTGAGCATGAGCTCGCCCACTCGGAGGAAGAGCTGCGTCTGCTTCTTTCTGAGAGCTATAAAAGCGGTGAAATTAACAAGAATGAATTAAAATATGTAAACAACATTTTTGAATTTGATGAGAGAGTTGCGAAGGAAATAATGGTTCCCCGCACTGAAATTGTGAGCATTTCTGTAGATGACAGTTTTGACACGATCATGGAAACGATGATTGAGGAAAATTACACCCGTTATCCAGTGACTGACGGGGATAAAGATAATATCCTTGGTTTCATTAACGTGAAGGAATTGCTTACGGCTAAAGTAATGAACCGGGAATTGAATAAAGACTTAAATTTGCAATCCTTCATCAACCCTGTTATCCGTGTGATTGAAAATATCCCGATTCATGATTTGCTTGTGAAAATGCAGAAGGAACGGACTCATGTTGCCATCCTCATGGATGAATACGGAGGTACCTCTGGTATGGTGACAGCTGAAGATATCCTGGAAGAAATCGTTGGGGAAATCCGTGATGAGTTTGATGAGGATGAAGTGGCGGAAATCCGCAAGGTAGGGGAGCAGCACTACATTCTGGATGCGAAACTGCTGATCGAGGATGTGAATGACCTGCTTGGTACGGAGCTTGAGAATGAAGAGGTCGATACGATTGGCGGCTGGTTCCTTACTCGAAATATTGATGCTAAATCGGGGTCAGAGATTGAAGAGGAAGGGTACTTGTTCCGTGTTCATGAAATTGAAGGGCATCAGATTTATTATTTAGAGGTTAAAAAATTATAGTAGTGAAGGAGAAGCCATGGCAGCATGGCTTTTCTTTTTTGCGCGTTAAAAAGCCTGCAGAACGTTCTCTGCAGGCAAGTTCTTTATTTTCCACCAAAACTCATATGTTCATATCTTCCCCGTATGACTCCATAAACTCCATACAAAATCAGTCCGAGTGCGACGGCTCCAAGCATCCATTGGCCAAAAGGCTGGCTGGAAAGCTCTGAAAGGGCTCCGTCGATTCCTTTGTTTTGGCTAGGGTCAGCAGAGACGGCGGTTTCAATGAAAAAGAATCCAATCATAGCTAAGACAATGCCGCGTGCGATGAGCCCCATTTTTCCTGAATTGCGGGCAATTTTACGCTCGTGCAGACTCATTTCGCTAGCTCTGAATTTAGTCATGAATTTTTCTTTGTAG
Protein-coding regions in this window:
- a CDS encoding MerR family transcriptional regulator; protein product: MAERCGVTKRTIDHYTNLGLLKAERSPSNYRYYDHSSIERLNYIEECKADGMHLIDIKKRLLEKDAEEIDVLELRLKISGLEKDVSEVLAHLDKNDKKSLESIKKNLSHESLSLIQTLLVLLN
- a CDS encoding hemolysin family protein, translated to MTAINLLMFVLLIALTGFFVATEFAIVKVRMSRIDQLIEEGRKGAIAAKKVVSHLDEYLSACQLGITVTALGLGWLGEPTFEILLHPLFEYFNVNDSMAHILTIGIAFALVTFLHVVIGELAPKTVAIQKAEAVALAFAKPIILFYRIMYPFIWFLNGSARFLVGLFGLKPASEHELAHSEEELRLLLSESYKSGEINKNELKYVNNIFEFDERVAKEIMVPRTEIVSISVDDSFDTIMETMIEENYTRYPVTDGDKDNILGFINVKELLTAKVMNRELNKDLNLQSFINPVIRVIENIPIHDLLVKMQKERTHVAILMDEYGGTSGMVTAEDILEEIVGEIRDEFDEDEVAEIRKVGEQHYILDAKLLIEDVNDLLGTELENEEVDTIGGWFLTRNIDAKSGSEIEEEGYLFRVHEIEGHQIYYLEVKKL